The genomic segment ttttttttttttttttttttttttgaggaggggaaatacgttacgtatcccccaccccttcgggggaaggggcgggggtatgtgggactccctacacgaggtttacccactaaaacccccccatgccctccttccGGCCATCGTGGGGCGCGGGCACTAATTATAGACTTCCGCACCCCACACGGCCGTTCGCCGCATCCGGCCCTACTCCGTTGCGGCGGCTGGTGTTCTGCCGCCGCCTTTCTtcaccgagagctccccgggcatctagggagctttcttctcggagcccttcgtgcgggcggcgatcccccgatcaaccgcccacgggcttatggctccacctccatggcgggctggGGCTGACTAACCCCAGCGTCGCCGGCTCCAGGCTCTTTCGGCCGAGCCTTATCGGAGGGAGCTCCTCGTCTCTTCCGGCGCTTGGTGCTGGGGAGCGGCTTCTTTACTGTGATGCAGCCGCTGCTACCCAGCACGTGGTCTTTCTCCTTGCCGAGTGCCTCGCAGAAGAAGCAGTTGGGTTGCTTCTCCCGGCACtcggcggccttgtgccccggcttcCCACAGCGGAAGCAGTTCCGGctgcggtccaccgggcactggcatgtcgtcgccaggtggccggtgtcaaggcatcggtaacaccgcttaggcctcgcggccagcagtgtcACCTTCGCCGAGACCCAGCCCACTCGCAGCCGCCCCAAGCTGAGCAGCTTTTTGGCTGCCGCGACGGGGACGCTCAGCCAAAGCGAGCCGTCGCCCCACCTTCCTTTCATTATGGGGCCCGACCTAATTGAAGTTGTCGGGCATCCCCCTTCTCTGACGACCGCCTCGATGACGTCGGCGGTCGTTGCCGAGTCGTCCagcccggcgatgcgcatctctACGCATTTCGCCGGGCGGCCGATCTTGACCACCTCCGGATCCAACACCTCCCGCATTTTTGCGGCCAGTACATCCGCCTTCTCTTGTGCGCCCTCGCCAGGGATGGTGAGAACGCGAGCGCCGGTCTGTGCCTGCCGGAAGCGAAACCCGACTCTGTTGATGCCGAGTTCCTGCACTGCCCCACCGACCGCGTCCTTCGCCTTCAGCAGCACGTCCTTGTACGTGACCCCCTTCTCCGCAGCACTCGCCTTCAGTGTGACGGTGATTGCCGCGGTGTTGGGGGCACGGAGCTTggccttcttcttcttcctagggGCGGCTTTAGATGGAGTAGCCGCCCCTTTCTTCTCCTTGGGCCTGCGCGGACCGACGgtggtccacggggcctcgGCGGGAGGGGCGTTGGTGTTCTGCCCCCCCTTTGCCGCCTCCTGAGCGGCCATAGATGGCcgcttctttttcttcttcttgggCCTCTCAGCCCTCTTCTCTGCAGTTGCGGCGGGTGGCTGTATAGGAGCCACCACGCCACCTGTCGAATCCTCGTCCGGTGTTTTTGCCGTCGCCGTCTTCTTAGGCTTCGGCGCCTTCTTCTTTGGAGCTGCTGGTGGTGGGGCGCCGGGGGGTTGCCCAACGCTGTCCGCAGCCAGCGGCGGTCTCCTTCGGGGCTCCGGGAGGAGCCTGTCCTCCAGGCCGGCAATTCTTGCGTTTAGCATGTTGCCGAAGGTCTCAATGTTGGAACGTGAGACCTCCGACAACATCTTTTGCAGGTCTTCGGCTGCAGGACCAGTGACGCGACGGCGGAGCTCTTCTAACTCCCGACGCATCGCGTTCACTTGGCGCAGAAGGCGGTCGTTCTGCGCCTCCAGTGCCCGCATCTCCTCGTTTTGTCCGCGACCCCTAATCTCGGTGACGGCCGCCCTGATTGAcgcgaccgcctccttgagggcccGCTGGTATGTCCCTTTTAGATTTGAGGACCTTGTGGCGACCATCGTCACCATCTCCAAGGCCCTCTCTACGCTGCCCTCTAGGGCCGCGCTGGTCTCCTCCGATGTCTCCTCGGCTGGGGCAGGGCTTGAGCGAGTGGAGGCTCGCGCCTCCCTCGCTTCTCGCGCCTCCCGCGCCGCCCGGGCCACCTCTTCCACCTTCGCCCTGAAGATAGCCCGGCGTTCCTCCTCCTTTTCCCGTTTAAGGTCCGCTTGGGCCTTAGCGAGACCGACGTATTGGCCGGTGgttggtggccggccacgtcCTTTCTTAGCCTTGGGCACCGCTCCTCTGCCAGGGGGCGGCGCCTCGTCCTCGTCCGAGATTCGCCGTTTGCGGCGTGTCTTATCCGGGTCTgtgggcaagccctcggagtccatcgACACGTCAGATGTCATGTCGTCGGAGTCCAAGGGCCAGTCCTCACTGTCATAGCCGGTGATGTCACTTCCTTGGGGAGGCGGCAGGGAGAattcgcgcatcacgtcgcgcagAACTACGCGAGGTGAGCGCGTCAGGTCCCCACCGACCTCTTTGTCTCGTCCGGTTGGCAGCGCAGAAGGCGTCCGGGGTGACGACATTTTGACGTCCCGCCAACGCAACACCTCTGGCAGATCGGCGTCGCGTACTGGGCAGTTCCGCTCCTTTTTGCGCTGCATAAGTCGCTTTATCCGGTCTATAGCATTAGGCTGCGGACCGGAAAAGTCAACGTCTTCATCGGTTATTGCTCCCGCCTCCGAcgcggttaggtgcgccggATTCGGGTTCGCGCTTATCTTCGCGCCCTCTCCACTACTCGCCGCCGCAGCGGCCCCCTCATCCCTCATCGCACTAgttggcccctccgtatacacgggccggccaccgtccgaGGACGGCGCATGGGATTCCCCGACTCCTGAGGAGCCgagacccacccggagaatactttTACTTGTACGATCTGCCATGACTCTACgctccgacaccccgggtcgcgggcccttTCGTCACACTGTGGGCGCAGCCAAACATACAAGACcaaacacgcacacaaacacacgccataccggcgttcagccacccctcccgtgtcaccgcgaaaacgctcacgatggcacgggggaggtgcccagggacacgacgtggacggaccggtatcgcccccaacctaacctttttttttttttttttttttttttttttttttttttttttttttttttttttgacgcaGTGAAATGCAGtgacgcattcgacgcaggggatgggggctcccctgcggatatgtggggctcgccgcggcgaagatggtagtgccgcggccctacccactaaaacactgCGATGTTCCCTCGACACGCTAAACCGAGTGCGACCGGTAACTGCAACATGGCTTCCGGGACTCAGTCGGCGACACCTGCTGTACGGCGCAGGCCCTTACATTCGGGGGGCTTTGAGACCCCTcaggccgaacagaggccccacATGGGGGGCTTGCATGGGCCGTTCCTCTGCTTTTGTCGCGATGCGCGGGAACATGTTGCGCATCGCGACCCACTCGGGGACTCCATGTAACGGGCGGCGGTATCCCCATACCACCGCCCGAGTCCCCAGACTAAGGCGGGATGTCGTGGCCATTACGAGCGACACGTCTCCGCCTCGGCCTTCTTCCTGGGAGTTCGAGCGCCGCCTGCTCTCTCAcgcgctcggcctcctccttcGTCGAGATGACGTTGTGCGCGTATGTCTCGACGGCTGTCCACTCTTCTTCGCTCCTCACCATGGCCCTGATGAGCGCTGGGAGCGTTATGTCCTCACCGATGTTGGATGAGAGTTCCGCTCGTTGTTCCGACCAAGCGGGACACGCCGTGAGTGTGTGATCGGCCGTGTCCCGGTCCGCACCGCAGTGATGACATTCTGCGGTCGGTTCGCTTCCAGTAATCTCGCACAGATACCGACCGAAGCAGCCATGCCCGGTCAGCATCTGTGTGAGTCGGAAGGTCAGCGCTCCATGCCTGCGCTTTATCCACTCCCTGAATAAGGGGCGGATCGCCTCTATAAGGTTAATGCTCACAGTAGGCTCCTCTAGTCGCTGCGCCCACGTCTCCAGTGCCGTCTCCTCTGCTGAGctcctccaccgacgtacggcgtccgGTAAAGGGTTGCTTCCCTCCGCGCGGACCGCTGCGCAACGCCAAAATACGTCGGCAAGTGCTTGAGCATCGAGGTCCCAGGGTGTGCTACCCGCGAGCAGGCATGCCGCATCCTTGGATATGGTGCGGTAGCCACGCACTGCCCGGGTCGCCATCACCCTTTGTATCCGTCCGAGTACGAGCCGATTCTGGGGCGAGAGATGGTAAGCCCAGATCGGCGAGCCGTACATGACCATCGATCGGATGATACCCATGTACAGCCGTCGGCAGCCGATGCTCGGCCCCCCGAGATTCGGGAGGAGCGACGCGAGGGCTCCAGCTGCCCTGGAGACCTTTTCGGACAGCCGGCGGAAGTGTTCCACGAAGGACCACCTTTCATCCAGAACGATGCCCAGGTATGTCATGGTCGGACCGACATTTATCCTGGTTCCACTTACTACCACGGCCATGTCCGGCGGCGGTGGGTTCCTCGGCCCGTGGAAGAATAGGGCCTCGGATTTCTCCAACGCGACATTTAGGCCCAGCGCGCGTATCCGGCGAACCACTTGAGCGACGGAccccaacctaacctttttttttttttttttttttttttttttttttaaggaggggaaatacgttacgtatcccccaccccttcgggggaaggggcgggggtatgtgggactcccttcacgaggtttacccactaaaacccccccatgccctccttctGGCCATCGTGGGGCGCGGGGACTAAAACTGGACTTCCGCACCCCACACGTCCATTCGCCGCATCCGGCACTACTCCACTGCGGCGGCTGGTGTTCTGCCGCCGCCTTTCTTCGccgagagctccccgggcatctagggagctttcttctcggggccctttgcgcgggcggtgatcccccgatcgaccgcccacgggcctatggccccacctccatggcgggcgGGGGCTGACTAACCCCTGCACCGCCGGCTCCAGGCTCTTTCAGCCGAGCCTTGTCGGAGGGAGCTCGACGTCTTTTCTGGCGCTTGGTGCTGGGGAGCGGCTTCGCGGTGACGCAGCCGCTACTACCCAGCACGTGGTCCTTGTCCTTGCCGAGTGCCTCGCAGAAGAAGCAATTGGGCTGCTTCTCCCGGCACTCGGCTGCCTTGTGCTCCGGCTTCCCACAGCGGAAACAATTCCGACTGCGGTCTACCGGGCACTGGCACGTCGTAGCAAGGTGGCCGGTGTCGAGGCATCGGTAACACCGCtttggcctcgcggccagcagtgtcACCTTCGCCGAAACCCAGCCCACTCGCAACCGCCCCAAGCTTAGTAGCTTTTTGGCGGCCGCGACGGGGACGCTCAGCCATAACGAGCCGTCACCCCACCTTCCCTTCCTTATTGGGCCTGACCTGATGGAGTTGGCCGGGCACCCACCTTCTCTAGACACCGCCTCGAGGACCTCGGCGGTCGTAGCCGAGTCGTCCAGCCCGGCGATGCGCATTTCAACGCATTTCGCCGGGCGTCC from the Aricia agestis chromosome 14, ilAriAges1.1, whole genome shotgun sequence genome contains:
- the LOC121733903 gene encoding uncharacterized protein LOC121733903; this translates as MTYLGIVLDERWSFVEHFRRLSEKVSRAAGALASLLPNLGGPSIGCRRLYMGIIRSMVMYGSPIWAYHLSPQNRLVLGRIQRVMATRAVRGYRTISKDAACLLAGSTPWDLDAQALADVFWRCAAVRAEGSNPLPDAVRRWRSSAEETALETWAQRLEEPTVSINLIEAIRPLFREWIKRRHGALTFRLTQMLTGHGCFGRYLCEITGSEPTAECHHCGADRDTADHTLTACPAWSEQRAELSSNIGEDITLPALIRAMVRSEEEWTAVETYAHNVISTKEEAERVREQAALELPGRRPRRRRVARNGHDIPP